Proteins from a genomic interval of Arachis hypogaea cultivar Tifrunner chromosome 10, arahy.Tifrunner.gnm2.J5K5, whole genome shotgun sequence:
- the LOC140173004 gene encoding uncharacterized protein isoform X1 translates to MYLQEGPLWIAGTIVAINSGKDDWFYKSCRKCPKKVETPIGNRYECGKCGHTHGSASLRFKVEVMAYDGTGSITLLLWDRETVQLCGRQAEQIKDEEELYAEGYPAALESLLERKLLFKVNVKSSNIKLYDQVYTVMKVCEDDTIFEMHLPNKTFSTVTDTGCSNSVDLSAAMVDINNLSDSQYSVDVVEDSVTSLKCKTPAKTATMVLKQQIPINIENEEELGFSTNKLTRNRGKRQKMQLHDSNE, encoded by the exons ATGTATTTGCAGGAAGGCCCTTTGTGGATTGCTGGAACAATTGTGGCAATCAATTCTGGCAAGGATGATTGGTTTTACAAATCATGTAGAAAGTGTCCGAAGAAGGTTGAAACACCAATTGGAAATAGATACGAGTGTGGAAAGTGTGGCCACACTCACGGAAGTGCATCGTTAAG GTTTAAGGTTGAGGTGATGGCCTATGATGGCACTGGTAGCATAACACTGCTTCTATGGGATCGAGAAACGGTTCAACTATGTGGTAGACAAGCAGAACAGATCAAGGATGAGGAG GAACTTTATGCTGAAGGATACCCTGCAGCTCTTGAGAGCCTGTTAGAAAGAAAACTTCTTTTTAAGGTGAATGTCAAATCCTCCAACATCAAGCTCTATGACCAGGTGTATACAGTGATGAAGGTCTGCGAGGATGATACAATTTTTGAAATGCATCTCCCAAATAAAACGTTCTCCACTGTAACT GATACCGGGTGCAGTAACTCGGTGGATTTGTCAGCAGCTATGGTTGATATCAACAATCTTAGTGATTCTCAATATTCTGTG GATGTTGTGGAGGATAGTGTTACAAGCCTCAAGTGCAAAACTCCAGCCAAAACAGCTACCATGGTTTTAAAGCAACAAATTCCCATCAAcattgagaatgaagaagaacTGGGGTTTTCAACCAACAAACTTACCCGCAATCGTGGAAAAAGACAGAAGATGCAACTTCATGATAGCAATGAATGA
- the LOC140173004 gene encoding uncharacterized protein isoform X2: protein MYLQEGPLWIAGTIVAINSGKDDWFYKSCRKCPKKVETPIGNRYECGKCGHTHGSASLRFKVEVMAYDGTGSITLLLWDRETVQLCGRQAEQIKDEEELYAEGYPAALESLLERKLLFKVNVKSSNIKLYDQVYTVMKVCEDDTIFEMHLPNKTFSTVTEYLQYGCRIPGAVTRWICQQLWLISTILVILNILWMLWRIVLQASSAKLQPKQLPWF from the exons ATGTATTTGCAGGAAGGCCCTTTGTGGATTGCTGGAACAATTGTGGCAATCAATTCTGGCAAGGATGATTGGTTTTACAAATCATGTAGAAAGTGTCCGAAGAAGGTTGAAACACCAATTGGAAATAGATACGAGTGTGGAAAGTGTGGCCACACTCACGGAAGTGCATCGTTAAG GTTTAAGGTTGAGGTGATGGCCTATGATGGCACTGGTAGCATAACACTGCTTCTATGGGATCGAGAAACGGTTCAACTATGTGGTAGACAAGCAGAACAGATCAAGGATGAGGAG GAACTTTATGCTGAAGGATACCCTGCAGCTCTTGAGAGCCTGTTAGAAAGAAAACTTCTTTTTAAGGTGAATGTCAAATCCTCCAACATCAAGCTCTATGACCAGGTGTATACAGTGATGAAGGTCTGCGAGGATGATACAATTTTTGAAATGCATCTCCCAAATAAAACGTTCTCCACTGTAACT GAATATCTCCAATATGGTTGTAGGATACCGGGTGCAGTAACTCGGTGGATTTGTCAGCAGCTATGGTTGATATCAACAATCTTAGTGATTCTCAATATTCTGTG GATGTTGTGGAGGATAGTGTTACAAGCCTCAAGTGCAAAACTCCAGCCAAAACAGCTACCATGGTTTTAA
- the LOC112714920 gene encoding replication protein A 70 kDa DNA-binding subunit C, whose product MAESFDLLMDVSPKKLAWNFLVHVVRLWKAPCRYNPKEINSIEMVLQDSQGGRIQASVPKALVRRWNDNIDEFKMYKMSNFIVVDKREKTKTSMNRWTLNFSHRTVVLLVENPTFPLQAFRLTQISELLNADRINDSQLIDIMGEVVGKEDPKELITSKGKETKRLAILVEDLDNYRIGCVLFGDMVDQILPYLDDGRVEPLIVVLQFFRPSIWNEKTSVQSHFDISKLRINPDLEEVRDFRDRRLAAIPSNLVRISQVNTNNSHSGADELKRGDVTVNTIEEALNSTQVIPSPI is encoded by the exons ATGGCTGAATCGTTTGATTTGTTGATGGATGTCAGTCCGAAAAAGCTTGCATGGAACTTTTTGGTCCATGTTGTTCGTTTATGGAAAGCTCCTTGCCGGTACAATCCTAAGGAGATCAATAGTATTGAAATGGTTCTTCAAGATAGTCAG GGAGGGAGGATCCAAGCTTCGGTCCCTAAGGCGTTGGTACGTAGATGGAATGATAACATTGATGAGTTCAAGATGTATAAAATGTCAAATTTCATTGTTGTAGACAAGAGAGAAAAAACCAAGACATCTATGAATCGGTGGACCTTAAATTTCTCTCACCGAACTGTGGTGCTCTTGGTGGAGAATCCAACTTTCCCACTTCAAGCGTTTCGATTAACGCAAATTTCAGAGTTGTTGAATGCTGACAGGATCAATGACTCTCAATTAATAG ATATTATGGGTGAAGTGGTTGGAAAGGAAGATCCAAAGGAACTCATCACAAGCAAAGGGAAGGAAACGAAGCGTCTAGCTATTTTGGTTGAAGATCTTGA TAATTATCGTATTGGGTGTGTGTTGTTTGGGGACATGGTTGATCAAATACTACCATACCTAGATGATGGAAGAGTTGAACCATTGATAGTGGTCTTGCAGTTCTTCCGACCGAGTATATGGAATG AGAAAACCTCAGTACAGAGTCATTTCGACATTTCTAAGCTACGCATCAATCCCGATCTCGAGGAGGTTCGCGACTTTCGTGACAG GAGGCTTGCCGCTATACCCTCAAATTTGGTCAGAATTAGTCAAGTCAACACAAACAACTCACATTCTGGGGCAGATGAACTTAAGCGGGGTGATGTGACGGTGAACACAATAGAGGAAGCACTAAACTCAACACAGGTCATACCATCACCTATTTAA
- the LOC112714921 gene encoding uncharacterized protein, giving the protein MAWTLRPFTVMCIVTLLMNAVSCIPSIEFDSMLESLRERGYDLFCNAIVTSDLQFDIFAYENQRRQEEEEEEGNSTRTNSNARNTFTFFAPTDASLFALDMTQTASSYTDTLRFHVVPRRLSVTELRRLPEGYGLPTLLSKRRLEVTRSPAYAFGISVGGVEIAFPGLFYGRYVAVHGLSGILSLRSNAVSGVSSVPPSPPPVVPPSQERGPVGVPPVASSGRRWRNNPNRPDKRTFLAPNSPPARPVPKGISFNVTDQRRHHPPVEVPAPAPNAVSRRAPPPTSPVTGRINAPLPGPAADSPTSLDIAPVMTPVVATPIYPPEGFSDAPIEEKPSVSVTESWGGELEGVVEMPKNTLLDENITRNCDLEGSGPMDNADQPRIMQCYAS; this is encoded by the coding sequence ATGGCGTGGACCCTCCGTCCATTCACCGTGATGTGCATCGTAACCTTGCTGATGAACGCCGTGAGCTGCATTCCGAGCATAGAGTTCGATTCAATGCTGGAGAGTCTACGGGAGCGAGGGTACGACCTCTTCTGCAACGCAATCGTGACCTCTGATCTGCAATTCGACATTTTTGCTTATGAGAATCAGAGaaggcaagaagaagaagaagaagaaggaaacagcACAAGAACTAACAGCAATGCGCGCAACACCTTCACGTTTTTCGCGCCAACCGATGCTTCCCTTTTTGCCCTCGATATGACGCAAACGGCGTCGTCTTACACAGATACACTCCGATTCCACGTCGTACCTCGCCGCCTCTCCGTCACCGAGCTCCGCCGCCTCCCTGAAGGCTACGGCCTCCCCACTCTCCTCTCCAAGCGCCGCCTCGAGGTCACCCGCAGCCCCGCCTATGCCTTCGGCATCTCCGTCGGCGGCGTTGAGATCGCCTTCCCCGGCCTCTTTTACGGCCGATACGTCGCCGTTCACGGCCTCTCCGGGATCCTAAGCCTCCGCTCGAATGCTGTCTCTGGTGTTTCCTCTGTTCCCCCTTCTCCGCCGCCGGTGGTACCTCCTTCTCAGGAACGGGGGCCGGTGGGGGTTCCTCCGGTTGCTTCCTCCGGTCGCCGGTGGAGAAATAATCCTAACAGGCCGGACAAAAGAACGTTTCTTGCTCCTAATTCTCCTCCTGCGCGTCCGGTGCCGAAGGGGATTTCGTTCAACGTCACGGACCAGCGGCGACATCATCCTCCGGTTGAAGTTCCAGCGCCTGCACCCAACGCCGTCAGTAGGCGAGCTCCTCCGCCTACTTCTCCAGTAACGGGAAGGATTAATGCTCCACTTCCCGGACCTGCAGCTGATTCTCCTACGAGTCTTGATATTGCTCCCGTCATGACGCCGGTGGTTGCGACTCCGATATATCCCCCGGAAGGGTTTTCAGACGCGCCGATTGAAGAGAAACCAAGTGTTTCGGTTACGGAAAGTTGGGGTGGTGAATTGGAAGGAGTAGTAGAAATGCCGAAGAATACGTTATTAGACGAAAACATCACCAGAAATTGTGATCTAGAAGGGAGTGGTCCCATGGATAATGCTGATCAGCCTCGCATCATGCAGTGTTACGCTTCCTAG
- the LOC112714923 gene encoding COP9 signalosome complex subunit 8, whose protein sequence is MDLSRVRELLESKSYDKVADICDNLMLQVASDGIAYHDDWPYSIHLLAHIYVHDINSARFLWKSIPSSVKESQPEVTAVWKIGQRLWLRDYAEVHEAIRGYEWSQDLQGLVAAFSELYTKKMFQLLLSAYSTISIQDTASFLGMNEDDATNYVLQHGWTVDPASQMFTVKKQPIVTEQKLDPSKLQRLTEYVFHLEH, encoded by the exons aTGGATTTGTCGAGGGTGAGAGAGTTGTTGGAATCCAAATCGTACGACAAGGTAGCCGATATCTGCGACAATCTTATGCTTCAG GTTGCTTCCGACGGCATTGCTTATCACGACGACTGGCCCTACTCCATTCATCTTCTCGCTCACATTTATGTTCATGACAT CAATAGTGCTCGCTTCCTTTGGAAATCGATACCTTCTTCAGTCAAAGAAAGCCAGCCTGAGGTCACCGCGGTATGGAAAATTGGTCAACGCCTTTGGTTACGCGATTATGCGGAAGTGCACGAGGCAATCCGTGGCTATGAATGGAGCCAGGACCTCCAAGGACTAGTTGCTGCTTTCTCAG AACTTTACACAAAGAAGATGTTTCAGCTGCTTCTCTCTGCTTATTCAACAATAAGCATTCAAGATACTGCTTCATTTTTGGGAATGAATGAGGATGATGCTACAAACT ATGTATTACAGCATGGTTGGACTGTGGACCCTGCATCGCAAATGTTTACTGTGAAGAAGCAACCTATTGTGACAGAGCAGAAACTTGATCCTAGTAAATTACAGCGGCTGACAGAATATGTCTTCCATCTAGAGCATTGA